The nucleotide window ATGATCATAGCTTTGATCAACACTCCTTATATAGTATATGACTGCATTAATTCTGAAAAAATGCATAGCTAACTTATGACATGTTgtagtaaaacatttttaagaTGATGATTATGCCAAGTTGTGCACCTACTCATCAATTTTGTCTTTCAACCAATTACAAAACTGAAAACCATGTATGTAtcataatgaaaatttattagaatttcccgtttttgttcaaattaaatgatgatatgatacatgtaattatgtttaaaaatgCATACATGCCTATAGTTTATGTTTGTtccatatttgaaaaaaaatatttgaaatcggTATTGCGTGTTTACTCATAATGAATACTTCAttaattcaaagaaaaaaaatcctcatTATATGCATATTATAATCCCAATAAGCTTATATAGTCTGAAAAATTCTTAGATCAGGAGAGTTTTCCTCTTTCGACCAAATTATGTTGTTATTTTGGTCATAAAACAACACATTCTTAGTTTTTAACCGATCGACTCGTGGTTTATATTGTAAAGTATAAGATAACATCATTTATTAATCGTGAAAAACACAAACGAATGCATTATTTCACATCTGATTAATTTGAAGTACTTTTATATATAAAGAAATCATGAAGTGCCCGTGGAAGATGGTGACGTAAGAAGGAGTTTGTCATTGCCGTGTTACGACTTCAGTTTTGCCGGCTACAACTTCAAACAAAACAACAGAGCTCTGGAATGCTGTAGATATATGACAGGAGATACAGTTATAATAAGATGAACAGGCATGAACTGTACCCGTTAGGTAAATGAACAGGAATAGATAACGAATAGAGATCAAGATAATAAATCCtataaatgatacaaaattaagaaaaagtcaaacacggacccttggatataccagagttggtACATGTACCAGGTGCCTAGGGAGAGTTAAAGTTTGGTTGTGGGTGGTCATTCCTTTTTGGCACTTGGTCCCACATGTGCTTTGTCGGGTTTGcccttttaattttgtattctttattggatttatggaatgcttactcctccaataCACCTGCTcctatctctggtgtgtccaggggccgcatgtgcccaactctctatttcgtattactcataggagttataagattgatcactgttcgttgccttcacctttcatgttggagtggagttataagattgctcactgttcgtgatcttcaccttccatgctGGAGTGAAACATACATACACCGGCTCAAACACCAGATTCGGGGATGTCAGAGAAATTGTTGTTATTATCAGAATTTGTCGAAATTTATCGGAATTAACAGTTTCCCTGGTTCTTCAAGTATTTATACATTTGACAGAAAACATCAAAAGTAAAACCAGTTTTCATTCGTTGAGAAGTCTCGCACATGAATCTCCTCTCTAGGGACGCTACAATATTGCAGGTTAACTGATGGATGAGTGTCCTTATCAGGCCAGTCCATCTTCCAGGGTCACAGTATATTAAGTTCCCGGTAGCACAAACCTCCAATTGTTGTCAATAATAATAAAGATTTAATCTGGGGATGTTTACAATATCAATAATGTCAATTTTAATACCAAAATTTTAAGTTTCACTTTTTAGAGTGAGagggatttttaaaattcatgaaacATTTCATAATTACGAATCCGTCTAAATTAGGTATCCTTTGCTAATTATGTAACAATCAAATGTCTAATgggtattttgttacaacagacGGAAGTTTTATTAGCTTTACTAAACCGTTATAAGAAAATAAGGGGAAATAGTCCCTCCTGATTGCGCGTATCAAATGTTTTCTTTTCTAACAAAATTTCGAAGCCGTTCCATAGTATTTCATTTTATCAGTGTGTGAGTAACAGGGAAAATCATGGCCATTAAGCTCTACTTATGGAGAGGATATTTGCATATAGCATTGCTCACTGGACTAGTAGGTaagtaataatttttaaatctccGATAACTTTCCAATGAAAAGGTAAGAATTAATGCTTTAATATTTTTGTCCAGACTATTAAGGTATTGATAAAAGTATcgaaaactgatttttaattaaCATAACAAACTGTGTTGCAATCGATTCATTtcctttgaaaaaaaacccactcatTCATCGTTTTAATATGGCATAACATATTTGTGTGACGTACGTTATGATTTGatcgaaatttacaaaaaaaaaaaaaaaaaaaaaaaaccacctaaaaaaaaaaatcaaaaaaaaaaaatcaaaggctATTCTTGAGGTCTATTTGTATGCTGAATTTACTGAATTGCGTGGTATTTCACTCGAGACAATTGTGAGAAAACCAAGCGAAGTATTGCATCATGAACATAAACACTTACATTTCAACAGGGAATTAATTGATGGTGCACTTGCCGGACCTTGTACTGTTAACTCTACTAGAAAACTAACACTTATTCAGTGGATGAGAATTTTTCTTCCACTTTAGGGCTACATGCGAGTATGAACATGTGAATAATATAACGAACctaacagtgattaatctcgtaATTCATATATAATGCAAagttaagagtaggacaaacacggacccttggacacatcagagataggatcaggtacctaggtggagtaaacatcccctagTGAGCCCCAAATCTTAGTCAGATAATCTGAGTAATACGTAGTCATAATCACTGTGTaaagaacggactaacaatGGGTATTAGACATATGCCAAATTGTATCTTTTGATCGAGGATTTCCAGCAACGTTAAACAGAGAAACTTTTGTTTGATTAATACATTTCTCGACATATTTCTTTTAGATAGACAATTCTGATAATTCATTATGAAATTATTACTTACTACCGTAACAATAACATCGGATTTACCTCTAGTTTCAAGACTTTATTTTCAAGGTGTTAATGTCCTTAATCTTGGGTATACCCCTACATTATTTGCAGCATATTTTATCATCATCAAGATGAATTTGTAATTCTTTGACAATCATCTATAGGGACTTCGTCATCCAATATGTGTAAACAAGTTCAGCAATCTTCAACTAACGGTTCGTTTGTCGCGAGTCTTGGTTGTGATGATGACATGGAGACCTTTTCTCTAACAAATGATGGCGTTAAGGAGTCGTGGTTTGTTGAGCTGGATAGTACTTACATAATCCATTGGATATTCGTCAGCATTGATACTGGTAACGACAATGTCATATTTTCATCGTGATTTCGCCAGTATCATTCAATCAATGATTCAAAGactgacttttttctttttccagaAGCGGAGTATGAAATGTATGTTGAAAATACTAATGATGTAAGACCTTCGGAGAACCTCTGTCTACCCGAAggaaataaacaaagatcactTCAACAACTGATGACATGTGGAAATCCTTATTCTGTCATTGGGAAGGCGAATAGAATTGTTATTCGTCAGATAGGAAATGGGTCATTGAAACTATTTGAAGTTAAACCTTTAGGTAAGTGCAAAGGGATACAATTCTAATTCAAATAAACATGCTTTTTATCACGAATTTTTGAAAGTAATCACTGTTAGTATCTTCCCCTTTTTTATTTACCACCCTCTTTataaaagcattttttaaactCATCAACATATTTGTTATTAGTTTTGATTTATGTCTTCTCtctatataaatcattattagCCTCGTATATTTATCGGCATTGTATATCATCTAAATGATAACGTAAATTTCAATAATCCAATGATAGAAAAATCAAGTTCCACTCCTCTGCTTCTGTACGCCTCACTATATCCCCTTCTTCTTTTAGGACTATCTCGTTTTAATCAAACGATGATACTGAATTCTACGGATTCCGATGTTGTAGACGGTGACACGGATACATATTACCATTCAATAGAAAATGCCCAGGCTTCTTGGTCCATGAAACTGAATAAAAACTATGTGATGAAATGGATACTTTTATCAATTAGGGGAGGTACATTTTTGAtcattcattttaaatttacttgatcaagatcgATGTCTTACGGCTTGTGTGACGGCCAACAGATGATTCGTGCTCATTCTGTttcttctacatgtacatgtaggcatATGATCTCACATCTGGTGTTTCCAAGGGACCGTGTTTACCACATTCTCCATTTTGGAATATAGATACGATATTAGaaattgatcaccgttcgttgtATCCAATTCTTAATGGtaaaaggtggagataacgaacagtgatcagtctcctATATACCATACACAGTAGAAAATggagagtaggacaaacacagacccctgaaaacaccagaggtgagatcaggtgcctagaaagaATAAGCACCCTCCGTTGAGAGGTCACTCGCAGTGAACCCTACATCTTGATAAAATGATCTATCAGAAGCTTTATGCTGTCTGATCGTTTTTTATGTCAGACACTCTTTCTTCTATGTTTATTCAAGAAATGATGTCATTTCGTGATGCAATTCTGGGATAAAGTATACAACAATCATTCTTATTATCAGCCTAACattgtaaaataagatatccTCAGTTATACGATGCATTATCTCACATTGATTTGAAGCATTTTCTCTTATATTAGGAGATTGTGATGTACACGTTAAAGATGGTGACCTAACAACAAGCACGTCCACACTGTGTAGGAATTTCAGTTTTACCGGACCAAATTActtaaagaaaaacaacaagGCCTTGGAATGTTACACAGAAATGACAGGGGatacaattgtaataataaGAACTGATGGTAGATCATTGAGGCTGTTTGAAGTGTACCCCATCAGTAAATATGATTTGATAATTACGACAATTACATTTGTCAACGCTTcatcattatttctttgatcatAATTATTGATCTAAGTAATGTGAAATGCAGTATACCTTTCAACTTAAACTCCCACCATattcatgcaaaaaaaaaagaactatCATGAATgcgaatacatgtatttcgttTGTGCTTGTATTTTTAGTATGTACCGAAAACCACTACGGACCAAACTGCGCTAAATGCAAAGCAGAGTGTATATCCTGTAGTCCTATCACTGGTGTATGTTACCAATGTCATGGGCCGTTCTACGGCGACGTGTGTCAGC belongs to Ostrea edulis chromosome 7, xbOstEdul1.1, whole genome shotgun sequence and includes:
- the LOC125656540 gene encoding uncharacterized protein LOC125656540 isoform X1, translating into MAIKLYLWRGYLHIALLTGLVGTSSSNMCKQVQQSSTNGSFVASLGCDDDMETFSLTNDGVKESWFVELDSTYIIHWIFVSIDTEAEYEMYVENTNDVRPSENLCLPEGNKQRSLQQLMTCGNPYSVIGKANRIVIRQIGNGSLKLFEVKPLGLSRFNQTMILNSTDSDVVDGDTDTYYHSIENAQASWSMKLNKNYVMKWILLSIRGGDCDVHVKDGDLTTSTSTLCRNFSFTGPNYLKKNNKALECYTEMTGDTIVIIRTDGRSLRLFEVYPIICTENHYGPNCAKCKAECISCSPITGVCYQCHGPFYGDVCQHTCPANCLNSMCDQRTGVCEGCHGAFYGDLCQYSCPSNCLNSKCDQANGTCDTCNEGYHGMNCELLITTNWKTEMVTDNTFTNGDTPNTKKIDVMHVKEIFSERTPKSCNRSCITCNPAVQVCLFCTMYQLFDTCRYKCNEICSGDTCHDLEENCTRNIVEKKDYLDCSKICIVQESQSNLFANWSLNYCNDTYVWVYIHLIDS
- the LOC125656540 gene encoding uncharacterized protein LOC125656540 isoform X2; the encoded protein is MAIKLYLWRGYLHIALLTGLVGTSSSNMCKQVQQSSTNGSFVASLGCDDDMETFSLTNDGVKESWFVELDSTYIIHWIFVSIDTEAEYEMYVENTNDVRPSENLCLPEGNKQRSLQQLMTCGNPYSVIGKANRIVIRQIGNGSLKLFEVKPLGLSRFNQTMILNSTDSDVVDGDTDTYYHSIENAQASWSMKLNKNYVMKWILLSIRGGDCDVHVKDGDLTTSTSTLLCTENHYGPNCAKCKAECISCSPITGVCYQCHGPFYGDVCQHTCPANCLNSMCDQRTGVCEGCHGAFYGDLCQYSCPSNCLNSKCDQANGTCDTCNEGYHGMNCELLITTNWKTEMVTDNTFTNGDTPNTKKIDVMHVKEIFSERTPKSCNRSCITCNPAVQVCLFCTMYQLFDTCRYKCNEICSGDTCHDLEENCTRNIVEKKDYLDCSKICIVQESQSNLFANWSLNYCNDTYVWVYIHLIDS